Part of the Halarsenatibacter silvermanii genome is shown below.
TTTTAGATCAATCTCCTATAGCTCAGCCGGTCTGGGAGGAACGAACCGTGGAGATTTCCAATCCTGACGCAGTCACAGGAGAAGCAGAAGCAGGAGCAAGCCCTCAGGAGCTGGAACTTACTGTAGAAGAGCTGGCTCAGGCCCAGGAAATGGAAGGCACTCCCCTGCCGGCAGATGACCCTGAAGCTATAGCTGAAGGAGAGTTTGAATTTGTTGTTGAACAGGGAGAAATAGAGGAAACCATCACAATAGAGGTGGAAGAAGAGGACACTCCCGAAGAAGTTTTGCGGACTGCTGCAGAAGAAATTGAAGCAGCCTCCCCTGAAGTTGAAGCAGATGTGCTCATCACAGATGAAGATGAAGTTTTTCTGGAAGTAAGAGCAGAAGAAGCAGGTGAAGCAGGCGAGTTTGAGTTGAGAGATGTTAGTGGAGATTTTATTGAAGAAGAACTTGAGATGGCCGCAGAACAGGAAGCAGAAGAAGCTGAAGTTGCAGTAGAAGGCCTGGAAGAAGGAGACGATTTTATGCTCGAGGGCAATATTATACAGCTGCAGGAGGGGCAGGTGGAATTAGAACTGGAAGAAACCGGCACAGCTGAGATAGAAGTTGCTCCTGATACGGAAGATATCGGTGAAGCTATAGAAGATTTTGCCGAAGCTATAGGCAATGTCCAGGAGTTTATTGCAGAACAGCCTGCCAGCCCCAATCTGGAAGGTATGGGGGCGCGTCTGGAGAATGTACTCGCTGAACGCGAGGATGATTTAGCTCAGCTGGGCATAGAAATAGACCCTGACGGTGATGTAATAATAGATGAAAATAGATTTGAGGAAGCAATAGCGGAAGAACCGGATATAGCGGAAGAATTTTTCGATGATGCTGGATTTCAGCCCGGCCTGGCTTTAGAAGCGGATACTATTGCGGACAGAGCGCTTACCGAACCGATTACCGATTTTATTGAAGCTGAAGAAGCGGAAATAGAGGAACCGGAGATATCTCCTCCCGAAGATTTTCAAATTTACAATCGCAGCGGTCAGATAAACTCTTTGTTAACCATGGACCAGGGTGAATTGATTAATTTTGTTATGTGACAAAGAAACGATTTTCCTTGAGTCTCGATCACTTTTGAAGATTTTTCTCAGTAAAATCATTCGTCCGTTTTAAAGCAAAATTCAGCATAAACGGTCCCACCAGCTGAAAGAAAATAATCGCCCCCAGTATAGTTGTAACTGCGGCATCTTCGGGCAGGGGCAGTTCCTGCTCGGCCATAAGGGCCAGGCCGACTGCTATCCCTGCTTGAGGTATGAGCGCAAAACCGAGATATTTACGAATCTGAGGCTCAACATGGCTGCAATTTCCGGTCAAAAATCCACAGGCGTATGAGCCAAGGGTGCTTCCAGCAATTTTACCTAAGGTCCGGAAGGTGATGTAAATTACCCCCAGAAATCCCAGCTGGGGCAGGGCTTGAAGTTCCAGACTGGCTCCGGCCAGCGTCAAAAAGAGTACCAAAACCGGAGTGTCTATGACGTGCAGAGAGGTAAAAAATCTGCCAAAGTTAGGAGTGAGATTTACTATCATAATTCCGGCGGTCAGGGTCACCAGCAGATAAGAAAGCCCCAGCTGATTGGCAGCGCCTACTGCCAGAAAGATTATTCCCGTCAGCAGAACAAGCCTTTTTCTTTCTTCCAATACCCTGTTTATTATTATAATTGTCACCGTTCCTATCAAAAATCCCGCTAAAAGAGCCAGTCCCAGCTCGTAGCCGAGCTGGAGCAGGACACCGCTTCCATTTCCAGCGTCATAAAAATATCCTTTGAGCAAAATGGTCGTAAAAGAAAAAAGAGTGATGCAGAAAAGACTATCGAGTGCTACCATAGATTTTAAAAGCTCAGGAAAATCACCGGTCGCTTTCTTTTCGTTCAGGGTTGAAAGCACACTGGCCGGAGCACTGGCCGTGGCCAGTACGCCCAGCACCACTGCCAGCGGGAAGCTGCCGGAAAAAGCATAGACCGGTATAACTACCAGAATGAGCGTCAAGAAGCTTTCGCCCAGAAAAATCAGGCCAAAATCATCCCAGTTTTTCTGTAAAAATCTGACCTTGAGCTCGCCTCCCAGCGAAAAACCTATCAATCCCAGGGCAAAATCGATTATGGGATCAATCGATGTCAGAACAGAAGCATCAACCAGCCCCAGAAGTGAAGGTCCCAACAATATTCCAGTGAAAAGATACCCCGTAACCGAGGGAAAATCCAGCTTTTTGGCCAGCTCTCCCCCCAAAACTCCCAGCAATATTACCAGGCCCAGCGTCAGCAGAATATCCATCAATTATCAGCTCCAGTGATTACAATATGCTAAATTCCAGTAGTTAATTCTCATATCCTACCGGCATTATGAGCAGCGGCTCTTTTTCATCCAGTCCGGCAATTTCTACTACAGCTTCATCCTCAAAAGCCCCTATCATCACAGCCCCCAGCCCCATCTGTTCAGCCATAAGATTTATATTTTGTGCTGCATGTCCGGCTTCTATATGAACATACGTGATACCTCTTTCTCCGTAACGTGAAGTAGTCCTCGTATAGTCAGCTGTCACCAGAAATACTGCCGGAGCATCTGCGATGGCCTGCTGCCCCAGAGCAGCGCCGGCCAGCTCTTCCCCGCGATCACCTTTCAACTTTTTAATGAGTTCATGATTTTCCGTATCGTACTCATAAATACCCGGTTTCAGATCTTCCACTCCCGAGACAGCCAGATGAATTTTTAAAGGATCAGTAGCTCCTGCCGAAGGAGACGAACGGGTTGGTCCTGAAACTCCGTCCACGGTGATACCTTCTCCCGCCCAGGCGAGATGACCAATCTCTTCTTTTTTCAGGTTCTCATCAGTAAATTCTCGCACCGACAACCTTTCGTAAATAGCTTCGGCTACGCCCTTCTCCACTTTAGCTTCGGGAAGATCAATTCTCTCCCCTGTTTCTTCAGCTGTCCCTGTGGTGCCGCTCAAATACGGCAAACCGAAAACTAAAGCTGCCAAAATAGTTATTAGAAAAACAGATTTCCAGCCTGCCAGGCTGTTCCTGAAAAATTTGAGCATGGAAATCCCTCCTCTGAAATTTTGAGCGGATAATTTCTTCTCCCCGAATTATTTCTTTTAGATCAACAGTGAAGCCAGCGATTTACAGACAGAGTTCAAAAAATATCTCCGCTTCATTGTAAAACTCAGCCCGGAAGGGTTTTTATAAACCACCAGCTTACCAGTTTCAGACCGGCCAGCATGAAGAGAGTCGAGGTCAATCCCGCCAGCGGGAGAATAATAATACCGACCAGCATTCCCGCCAGCAGCAGAGCGAAGATAAGCCCTCCCCCCTATCGTACCGATTATTTCCAGTATATAGGTCCGGCTGACGGGCAAAGACTCACCGTATTCCTCGAACACCTCCGGCCCCCAGCGGAAATAAAGAACCGTGCAGTATGCCGGTTATTCCCACGGTTAAAATCGAGACCAAAAACATCTGCCCCAGAGTCAGAGCTTCGCCGGGAATTAAACCCGGCAGTCCCCGCCCTAGATGACGGGCCAAAAATACAGAGGCCAGCAGGACCAGCGGATAAATTAAAAAATATTCAGAAAAATATTTCTAGAATTTAACATTTCGCTGCCGGCGAATTTACCTCCCAGCCAGTAAACCGAGTCCTTCAAAAAGCAGCCAGCTGGCAATCACCAGACTCAGGGAGAGTTCATTGCCCAAAAATATGACCATAAGCACCCGGACCAGCATCAGCTGACCGATCATTCCCCCCATGCCGATCAATATTATCGCCAGCAGCAGAAGCAGCGATTTACTTCAAAAAACCCCTCCTTTTCACGGGGAATCCCCCCATAAGGATCAGCTTTTTTAAACGCTATATTTCGAATACTGCTCACAATCCAGGTGTACAGGTTGGCCGGTCAACCCAGCTTATAATGTTTTTTCACGTCCTCTTTAATCCTCCAGACGCATTCCAACCC
Proteins encoded:
- the fliD gene encoding flagellar filament capping protein FliD — translated: MVNEISSSAGTNELLNQAFTEAQSLQNPVLDSARQQNILQRQQQISQMQTLTEMETAARGRTEPRLDAGEIIDFADDFRDTFSQLQEAADPLLDQSPIAQPVWEERTVEISNPDAVTGEAEAGASPQELELTVEELAQAQEMEGTPLPADDPEAIAEGEFEFVVEQGEIEETITIEVEEEDTPEEVLRTAAEEIEAASPEVEADVLITDEDEVFLEVRAEEAGEAGEFELRDVSGDFIEEELEMAAEQEAEEAEVAVEGLEEGDDFMLEGNIIQLQEGQVELELEETGTAEIEVAPDTEDIGEAIEDFAEAIGNVQEFIAEQPASPNLEGMGARLENVLAEREDDLAQLGIEIDPDGDVIIDENRFEEAIAEEPDIAEEFFDDAGFQPGLALEADTIADRALTEPITDFIEAEEAEIEEPEISPPEDFQIYNRSGQINSLLTMDQGELINFVM
- a CDS encoding cation:proton antiporter produces the protein MDILLTLGLVILLGVLGGELAKKLDFPSVTGYLFTGILLGPSLLGLVDASVLTSIDPIIDFALGLIGFSLGGELKVRFLQKNWDDFGLIFLGESFLTLILVVIPVYAFSGSFPLAVVLGVLATASAPASVLSTLNEKKATGDFPELLKSMVALDSLFCITLFSFTTILLKGYFYDAGNGSGVLLQLGYELGLALLAGFLIGTVTIIIINRVLEERKRLVLLTGIIFLAVGAANQLGLSYLLVTLTAGIMIVNLTPNFGRFFTSLHVIDTPVLVLFLTLAGASLELQALPQLGFLGVIYITFRTLGKIAGSTLGSYACGFLTGNCSHVEPQIRKYLGFALIPQAGIAVGLALMAEQELPLPEDAAVTTILGAIIFFQLVGPFMLNFALKRTNDFTEKNLQK
- a CDS encoding SagB/ThcOx family dehydrogenase, with protein sequence MLKFFRNSLAGWKSVFLITILAALVFGLPYLSGTTGTAEETGERIDLPEAKVEKGVAEAIYERLSVREFTDENLKKEEIGHLAWAGEGITVDGVSGPTRSSPSAGATDPLKIHLAVSGVEDLKPGIYEYDTENHELIKKLKGDRGEELAGAALGQQAIADAPAVFLVTADYTRTTSRYGERGITYVHIEAGHAAQNINLMAEQMGLGAVMIGAFEDEAVVEIAGLDEKEPLLIMPVGYEN